The sequence ACCTGCTGCCCGCGGGCGACTTCGCGCTCTACGACCAGATGCTCGACCTGTCGCTCATGCTCGGCTGCGTGCCGACGCGCTACGCCGGTCGCGGGGAGCCCGGCCTGGACACGATGTTCCTCATGGCCCGGGGCGGCGTGGGCGTGGGGGCCATGGAGATGACCAAGTGGTTCGACACGAACTACCACTACATCGTGCCCGAGCTGGCGGCGGGACAGGCCTTCCGGCCCTCGGCCGGGCGGCTGACCGGGGAGCTGCGCGAGGCGGCCAGAGCGGGCCACGCGGCCAAGGCCGTGCTGCCCGGGCCGTTCACCTTCCTGGCCCTGGCCAAGGCGGCCGCGCCGGGCCTGGACAAGTGGTCCCTGCTGGAGCCGCTCATTGAGGCCTATGAGGCGCTGCTGCGCGAGATCGGCCGGGAGTGCGGCTGGGTGCAGATCGACGAGCCCGTGCTGGTGACGGGCCTGCCCGGGGCGGTCCGGGACCGCTTCCGGCCGGTGCTGGAGCGGCTGCGCGGGGCGACGGGCAAGGCCAAGCTCATGCTGGCCACCTATTTCGGCGGCGTCGCGGCCCAGGCGGACCTGCTGGACGGCCTGGCCGCGGACTGCCTGCACCTGGACCTGGTGCGCGCGCCGGAGCAGCTGGAGCCGGTGGCCAAGCGGCTGCCCAAGGCCTGCGCCCTGTCCCTGGGGCTGGTGGACGGCCGCAACGTCTGGCGCGCGGATCTGGGCCGGGCCCTGGCCCTGGGCCGCGAGGCCGTGGAACTGGTCGGCCCGGAGCGGCTCCTGGTCGCTCCGTCCTGCTCCCTGCTGCACACGCCCGTGGACCTGGCGGCCGAGACGGCCCTGGACCCGGAGGTGCGGGAGTGGATGGCCTTCGCGGTGCAGAAGTGCGGGGAGCTGCGCCTGCTGGCCGACGCCCTGGAAGGCCGGGACGTGGCGGCCGCGCTGGAGGAGAACGCCCGGATCATGGAGCGCCGCCGGAGCTGCGCCAAGGCCGTGAACCCGGCCGTGCGCGACCGGGCGGCCTCGGTGACGCCGGAGATGACCGCGCGCCGTTCGGCCTATGCGGATCGAGCCAAGGAACAGCGCACGCGCCTGGACCTGCCGGAGCTGCCCACCACGACCATCGGCTCCTTCCCGCAGACCACGGAGGTGCGCGCCACGCGGGCCGCGTTCAAGTCCGGGAAGCTGGACCGGGCGGGCTACGAGCAGGCCATGACCGGCTTCATCCGCCGGGCCGTGGAGGCCCAGGAGGCGGCCGGGCTGGACGTGCTCGTGCACGGCGAGCCCGAGCGCAACGACATGGTGGAGTACTTCGGCGAGCAGCTGGACGGGTTCTGCTTCACGAAGAACGGCTGGGTCCAGAGCTACGGCACGCGCTGCGTGAAGCCGCCGGTGATCTACGGCGACGTGTCCCGGCCCCGGGCCATGACCGTGGCGTGGTGGGAGAGGGCCGCCACGATGACCAAAAAGCCCATGAAGGGCATGCTCACCGGGCCGGTGACCATCCTCTGCTGGAGCTTCGTGCGCGACGACCAGCCGCGCTCGGCCACCTGCCGCCAGATCGCCCTGGCCATCCGCGACGAGGTGGCGGACCTGGAGCGGGCCGGAGCGCCCATGGTCCAGATCGACGAACCCGCCCTGCGCGAGGGCCTGCCCCTGGAGCCCGAAAAGCGCGGGGAGTACCTGGACTGGGCCGTGGAGTGCTTCCGGCTGGCCTCCACGGGCGTTTCCGACGCCACGCAGATCCACACCCACATGTGCTACGCGGAATTCAACGAGATCATCGAGCGGATCGCGGCCATGGACGCGGACGTGATCAGCATCGAGGCCAGCCGCAGCGGCATGGAGCTGCTGGAGGCCTTCGGCCGCTTCCACTACCCCAACGAGGTGGGCCCGGGAGTCTGGGACATCCACAGCCCGCGCGTGCCGGGCGTGGAGGAGATGGTCGGGCTCCTGGAGAAGGCCCTGCGGGTGATCCCGCGCGAACGGCTCTGGGTCAACCCGGACTGCGGCCTGAAGACCCGCGACTGGCCCGAGACCGAGGCGTCCATGCGGAACATGGTCGAGGCGGCCCGCAGGCTGCGGCGGCAGAAGGCGTAAAAAAGCGCCGGGGAAAGCCCTTTTTTGCAAAAAAGGGCTTTCCCCGGGCCCCTTCCTCAAAAAACCGTCACAGTGGCGCGGAGTGTCGGCGGCCGAAGCCGCCGAACGCTCCGCGCCACGCGATGGGCCGGGGCCGGGCGGCCCCGGGGCGTGTCGAGAAAGGCGAAAGAGCCTTTCTATGAAGCGGCGGAGCCGCGGACAAAGGCCTTCTGCAGGGCGGCGGAGGCCATCAGGCTCGCGCCGTGGGC is a genomic window of Desulfovibrio aminophilus containing:
- the metE gene encoding 5-methyltetrahydropteroyltriglutamate--homocysteine S-methyltransferase translates to MLTQTLGFPRIGRDRELKRAVEGYWKGEVGREALAATAAALRAEHWRMQREAGVDLLPAGDFALYDQMLDLSLMLGCVPTRYAGRGEPGLDTMFLMARGGVGVGAMEMTKWFDTNYHYIVPELAAGQAFRPSAGRLTGELREAARAGHAAKAVLPGPFTFLALAKAAAPGLDKWSLLEPLIEAYEALLREIGRECGWVQIDEPVLVTGLPGAVRDRFRPVLERLRGATGKAKLMLATYFGGVAAQADLLDGLAADCLHLDLVRAPEQLEPVAKRLPKACALSLGLVDGRNVWRADLGRALALGREAVELVGPERLLVAPSCSLLHTPVDLAAETALDPEVREWMAFAVQKCGELRLLADALEGRDVAAALEENARIMERRRSCAKAVNPAVRDRAASVTPEMTARRSAYADRAKEQRTRLDLPELPTTTIGSFPQTTEVRATRAAFKSGKLDRAGYEQAMTGFIRRAVEAQEAAGLDVLVHGEPERNDMVEYFGEQLDGFCFTKNGWVQSYGTRCVKPPVIYGDVSRPRAMTVAWWERAATMTKKPMKGMLTGPVTILCWSFVRDDQPRSATCRQIALAIRDEVADLERAGAPMVQIDEPALREGLPLEPEKRGEYLDWAVECFRLASTGVSDATQIHTHMCYAEFNEIIERIAAMDADVISIEASRSGMELLEAFGRFHYPNEVGPGVWDIHSPRVPGVEEMVGLLEKALRVIPRERLWVNPDCGLKTRDWPETEASMRNMVEAARRLRRQKA